Proteins encoded within one genomic window of Halodesulfurarchaeum formicicum:
- a CDS encoding SHOCT domain-containing protein — protein MNSLGKRVGLGVLALAGLILLVPTFRSGATGGYGTMGGGYGGMMGGGYGGFGGGMGLLGPFAQLLFLALLVAGAYVLFQAVAGDGDHRLGRSGDGAIEELRTAYARGDISEEEFERRRATLRLDDER, from the coding sequence ATGAACAGCCTGGGCAAGCGGGTCGGGTTGGGCGTGTTGGCTCTCGCAGGACTCATCCTCCTCGTTCCAACGTTCCGCTCAGGGGCCACCGGCGGCTATGGAACGATGGGCGGTGGGTACGGCGGCATGATGGGTGGCGGATACGGCGGTTTCGGTGGCGGAATGGGGCTGCTGGGACCGTTCGCACAGCTGCTCTTCCTCGCACTTCTCGTCGCTGGGGCGTACGTTCTCTTCCAGGCGGTCGCCGGAGACGGCGATCACCGACTCGGCCGTTCCGGGGACGGTGCAATCGAGGAACTGCGGACCGCATACGCACGCGGAGACATCTCGGAGGAGGAGTTCGAGCGACGACGGGCGACGCTTCGTCTCGACGACGAGCGATGA
- a CDS encoding TOBE domain-containing protein: MALSARNRLDGTVKEVTTGEVMAEVVIELGDGQEVTSTITLNSCERLDLAPGDAVSAVIKASEVMVNKD; this comes from the coding sequence ATGGCACTTAGTGCCCGCAACCGACTCGACGGAACTGTCAAAGAAGTCACGACGGGGGAGGTCATGGCCGAAGTCGTCATCGAACTCGGCGACGGTCAAGAGGTTACCTCGACGATCACCCTGAACTCCTGTGAACGGCTGGATTTGGCCCCGGGTGATGCGGTCTCGGCAGTCATCAAGGCCAGCGAAGTGATGGTCAACAAGGACTGA
- a CDS encoding Mov34/MPN/PAD-1 family protein, which produces MRLFRSSELLGIARETMEFTLEACEATHPNEYMGFLRAEDASKLGLDRTGQVITDVLVIPGTESSPVSASVRSHMKPNDMRSVGSVHSHPNGVLQPSDADLATFGQGQVHIIVGAPYGWGDWKVFDNDGRQTTLEVLDIELPEEHFFDFTQAEIDAELAAEGRLDEADRDDRH; this is translated from the coding sequence ATGCGCCTGTTCCGGTCGAGTGAGCTCCTCGGCATCGCGAGAGAGACGATGGAGTTCACCCTCGAGGCCTGTGAGGCGACCCATCCCAACGAGTACATGGGCTTTCTCCGGGCTGAAGACGCCAGCAAACTGGGCCTCGACCGGACCGGCCAGGTCATCACGGACGTGCTTGTGATTCCCGGTACGGAGTCCAGTCCGGTGAGCGCCTCGGTCCGCTCTCACATGAAGCCAAACGACATGCGATCGGTCGGATCGGTCCATTCACACCCAAACGGCGTCCTCCAGCCGAGCGACGCCGACCTGGCCACGTTCGGGCAGGGCCAGGTCCACATCATCGTCGGCGCGCCCTACGGCTGGGGGGACTGGAAGGTCTTCGACAACGACGGCCGGCAGACCACCCTTGAGGTCCTCGACATCGAACTCCCCGAGGAGCACTTCTTCGATTTCACCCAGGCGGAGATCGACGCCGAACTGGCCGCTGAAGGCCGGCTGGACGAGGCGGATCGGGATGATCGCCACTGA
- a CDS encoding AzlC family ABC transporter permease — MHTADLRRGVRDVAPLLLGIAPFGLVVGVAAANAGLDLELAIGMSVLVFAGAAQLAALELLRTDAPLVVVISTAAIINLRMLMYSASIAPHFRDLGARLKGGLAYVLTDQAYALSIARFENGPDVDRVSYYVGVAMPIWLVWQVMTVAGALLGAGVPDSWGLDFTVPLVFLALLVPAVEDSATMAAAFVGGSVAVIGAGLPLNLGLPVGATIGVLAGATFETVKQ; from the coding sequence ATGCACACTGCAGATCTCCGCCGTGGCGTCAGGGACGTCGCCCCGCTGTTGCTTGGTATCGCACCCTTCGGCCTGGTTGTCGGAGTCGCGGCCGCGAACGCCGGCCTGGATCTCGAACTGGCCATCGGGATGTCCGTCCTGGTCTTCGCGGGAGCCGCCCAGCTCGCCGCACTCGAACTGCTGCGGACGGATGCGCCCCTCGTGGTCGTCATCTCGACGGCGGCAATTATCAACCTCCGAATGCTCATGTACTCCGCCTCGATCGCCCCACACTTCCGGGACCTCGGGGCCCGCCTGAAGGGTGGGCTGGCCTACGTCCTCACCGACCAGGCCTACGCCCTCTCGATCGCCCGTTTCGAGAACGGGCCGGACGTCGACCGGGTGTCCTACTACGTCGGCGTCGCGATGCCGATCTGGCTCGTCTGGCAGGTGATGACCGTCGCGGGGGCCCTCCTCGGGGCCGGGGTCCCCGACTCCTGGGGGCTCGATTTCACCGTCCCGCTGGTCTTTCTCGCACTGCTTGTTCCCGCCGTGGAGGATTCGGCGACAATGGCCGCAGCATTCGTCGGTGGGAGCGTCGCGGTGATTGGCGCGGGCTTGCCGCTCAACCTGGGGCTCCCGGTCGGGGCCACGATCGGCGTGCTGGCCGGAGCGACGTTCGAAACGGTGAAACAATGA
- a CDS encoding helix-turn-helix transcriptional regulator, whose amino-acid sequence MNKRRADRLAAIVVGAVLLLGGLWTWDRYQAQQAFESQMDGMMGSMMDGMGTTQGTDPLVIAVGTLVVAGVLGGGYLVLRDEWTEPDTQAAPQMGTSDIESAAHEAGEESADVSADATSSVESVAGLESQRALLDLLPEDERRILEPVLESPGLTQIEVRDRSDFSKSKVSQTVSDLEKRGLVYREKQGRTYRVYPAEQLPGVTE is encoded by the coding sequence ATGAACAAGCGACGCGCGGACCGCCTGGCGGCGATCGTCGTGGGTGCGGTTCTGCTGCTGGGCGGGTTGTGGACCTGGGATCGGTACCAGGCCCAGCAGGCTTTCGAGAGTCAGATGGACGGCATGATGGGGTCGATGATGGACGGGATGGGTACGACACAGGGTACAGACCCCCTGGTCATCGCCGTCGGCACGCTGGTGGTGGCGGGAGTGCTGGGCGGCGGCTATCTCGTCCTGCGAGACGAGTGGACCGAGCCCGACACCCAGGCGGCCCCGCAAATGGGCACGTCCGACATCGAATCCGCTGCCCACGAGGCGGGGGAGGAGTCCGCGGACGTGTCCGCGGACGCCACGTCGAGTGTCGAATCGGTGGCTGGGCTCGAATCACAGCGCGCACTGCTCGATCTGCTGCCCGAAGACGAGCGGCGGATTCTCGAACCCGTTCTGGAATCGCCCGGCCTCACCCAGATCGAAGTCAGGGACCGTTCGGACTTCTCGAAGAGCAAGGTGAGCCAGACGGTCTCCGATTTGGAAAAGCGGGGGCTCGTGTACCGCGAAAAACAGGGGCGGACCTATCGTGTCTACCCGGCCGAGCAATTGCCCGGCGTGACCGAGTGA
- a CDS encoding plasmid partition protein ParG has protein sequence MTKRLTVDFEDKLYKEFSKQCIDAEKTKSEVVRGLVQDWLNESEE, from the coding sequence ATGACTAAACGACTCACCGTGGACTTCGAGGACAAGCTATACAAGGAGTTCTCGAAGCAATGCATCGACGCTGAGAAAACTAAGTCCGAAGTCGTGCGTGGACTCGTCCAAGACTGGCTCAACGAATCCGAAGAATGA
- a CDS encoding SHOCT domain-containing protein has protein sequence MRRLWPLLASGIFVAVLAQTGLGLGQWPILALLASAVVVAVVASGSLSFGEDSTSQPSEKATSLEALKQRYVAGEIDDVEFERKLETLFENETVSDVERSLRRETDATDDRESSPETVETEPRAEDTHPERRKSRPSGRCGSRRRSCR, from the coding sequence ATGAGACGGCTCTGGCCACTACTCGCGAGCGGGATCTTCGTTGCCGTGCTGGCACAGACGGGCCTGGGACTGGGTCAGTGGCCGATACTGGCCCTCCTCGCGAGTGCCGTAGTCGTGGCGGTTGTAGCGAGCGGGTCGCTCTCATTCGGCGAGGACAGCACCAGTCAGCCCTCCGAAAAGGCAACGAGTCTCGAAGCGCTCAAACAACGGTACGTCGCCGGCGAGATAGACGACGTCGAGTTCGAACGAAAGCTGGAGACGCTGTTCGAGAACGAGACGGTCTCGGACGTGGAGCGCTCGCTCCGGAGAGAAACCGATGCGACAGACGACCGGGAATCGAGCCCGGAGACGGTCGAGACAGAACCACGGGCCGAGGATACACACCCGGAACGGCGGAAATCCCGACCGTCCGGCCGCTGCGGTTCCCGACGACGGTCGTGTCGGTAG
- a CDS encoding HPP family protein — protein MARGERWGEPELREAKRAIGRRLLEAARQRVTSTDILLHLMVLFVVPLLLAGLTFLSNSISLLPFVIYPPLASGTYTLFANPESIYAEPRRFVGGMTLGAFSGWVALKIATALWYTVPPGEMEVHAGATALAVALTTLTTWALKLEVPVAFSAALLALVAGTNLTYVIAIGLSSSLVAGVYLVWHDRIYEQRGQFLYRTVTSDDRVLIPVRDRLADAETGQFGALLAAAHEAGTVVLYRASPRQELPAPQFELEPTMVPVPGAEGEDPRTPTPDIAAVNQVRTAIEDTVDVPCEVAIEPGEPDDPEGIRAAAAALNCDLIVTSHEGALADPTDYLVGIFSGDIDAIAFHAAEEATSWSRILVLVRGPGKTSRAMIDFATRIATAPERVSVAHTIEERERRREAETMLAELVDSFDSSIETRVARGPVGRFLEHNARYYDVVFVGSSTDRSVASRILSPPTFQHLTEVEADIALVHRG, from the coding sequence ATGGCACGCGGGGAGCGATGGGGAGAGCCGGAGTTGCGGGAAGCAAAGCGAGCGATCGGCCGTCGGTTGCTCGAGGCGGCCCGCCAGCGAGTGACCAGCACCGACATCCTCCTGCACCTGATGGTCCTGTTCGTCGTCCCGCTCCTCCTGGCCGGGCTTACGTTCCTCTCGAATTCCATCTCCTTGCTTCCGTTCGTCATCTACCCACCGCTGGCCTCGGGCACCTACACCCTCTTTGCCAACCCGGAGAGCATCTATGCCGAACCCCGACGCTTTGTCGGTGGGATGACCCTGGGTGCGTTCTCCGGCTGGGTCGCGCTCAAGATCGCCACGGCGCTCTGGTATACGGTGCCGCCGGGAGAGATGGAGGTCCACGCCGGCGCGACAGCCCTCGCCGTGGCGCTCACCACGCTCACAACGTGGGCGCTGAAGCTCGAAGTGCCGGTGGCCTTCTCCGCGGCGCTTCTGGCACTGGTGGCCGGCACCAATTTGACCTACGTCATCGCGATCGGCCTGTCCAGTTCCCTTGTCGCCGGGGTCTACCTGGTCTGGCACGACCGGATCTACGAGCAGCGGGGCCAGTTTCTCTACCGCACGGTCACGAGCGACGATCGAGTACTCATCCCAGTTCGTGACCGTCTCGCGGACGCGGAGACTGGGCAGTTCGGAGCGCTCCTCGCCGCGGCACACGAGGCTGGAACGGTCGTCCTCTACCGCGCCTCTCCAAGACAGGAGCTTCCAGCCCCACAATTCGAACTTGAACCGACCATGGTGCCAGTACCCGGTGCCGAGGGCGAAGACCCACGGACACCCACCCCGGATATCGCCGCGGTCAACCAGGTTCGCACCGCCATCGAGGACACCGTCGATGTCCCCTGTGAGGTGGCCATCGAGCCGGGAGAACCGGACGACCCGGAGGGCATCCGCGCCGCGGCCGCGGCCCTGAACTGTGATCTGATCGTCACCAGCCACGAGGGCGCGCTGGCCGATCCGACCGATTACCTCGTGGGGATCTTCAGCGGCGACATCGACGCGATCGCCTTTCACGCCGCCGAGGAGGCGACGAGCTGGAGTCGGATCCTCGTCCTCGTCAGAGGTCCCGGGAAGACCTCCCGCGCGATGATCGACTTTGCCACCCGGATCGCCACTGCCCCCGAACGGGTGAGTGTCGCCCACACCATCGAGGAACGCGAACGACGCCGGGAGGCCGAAACCATGCTCGCTGAACTGGTCGACTCCTTCGATTCGAGCATCGAGACCCGGGTCGCCCGGGGGCCAGTCGGACGATTTCTGGAGCACAACGCCAGGTACTACGACGTGGTCTTCGTGGGATCGAGTACGGACCGGTCGGTCGCCTCCCGGATCCTCTCGCCGCCGACCTTCCAGCACCTCACCGAAGTCGAGGCCGACATCGCGCTGGTTCATCGTGGGTGA
- a CDS encoding glycosyltransferase → MVAIETLQVVLAVLLWAALAVYGFSSLWWVIETFGLSRGWRPDSTDAWGLEEIQVRILTIGAESVVQTTVDAIPNGIANIRVIAEREIEIDGATVHVVPEDFECAATNKGRAVEWARRHVECDTEYVLYLDEDTIVTDLTGLPDADFVQFTEKPIYTGSRFSYLAEIFRTGYQFEQLGFHRLNYPLYAWGGGFAIRREIEEELGWNVATITEDTNLIWRAAEAYDLEYQLVDARFRNQAPPSIRAMFKQRRRWMSGTIGDDHLLPAHYRPLYLTRVIAWAFSPFVPLLVLASFLLPGTAPGIEFYGLISTGLLGILFVYMLFGALAYRKHPLLWPVLLLLTPVAVVLHAVGAMWGVVSPVEEFEVTEKVTAATIERVNAGLDAGQLREHEGNERLVRDSDQAFETRIFED, encoded by the coding sequence GTGGTGGCGATAGAGACGCTGCAAGTCGTTCTCGCAGTCCTCCTCTGGGCCGCCCTGGCGGTGTATGGGTTCTCGTCACTCTGGTGGGTGATCGAGACGTTTGGCCTCTCCAGGGGCTGGCGACCGGACTCGACGGACGCCTGGGGCCTCGAAGAGATCCAGGTGCGAATCCTGACCATCGGAGCCGAATCGGTGGTACAGACCACCGTCGACGCAATTCCAAACGGTATCGCCAACATCCGAGTGATCGCGGAGCGGGAGATCGAAATCGACGGCGCAACCGTCCATGTCGTGCCCGAGGACTTCGAGTGTGCGGCGACGAACAAGGGCCGTGCGGTGGAGTGGGCCCGACGCCACGTCGAGTGTGACACCGAGTACGTCCTCTACCTCGATGAGGATACGATCGTCACGGACCTCACCGGCCTCCCGGACGCGGATTTCGTCCAGTTCACCGAGAAGCCGATCTACACGGGGTCGCGGTTTTCCTACCTCGCGGAGATCTTCCGGACGGGCTATCAGTTCGAACAGCTCGGATTCCACCGCCTGAACTACCCGCTCTATGCCTGGGGCGGTGGCTTTGCCATCCGCCGGGAGATCGAAGAAGAACTTGGCTGGAACGTCGCGACGATCACGGAGGACACGAACCTCATCTGGCGGGCCGCCGAGGCCTACGATCTGGAGTACCAGCTTGTCGACGCCCGGTTTCGCAACCAGGCCCCGCCGTCGATCAGGGCCATGTTCAAACAGCGGCGGCGCTGGATGTCCGGCACCATCGGGGACGACCACCTGTTGCCTGCTCACTACCGGCCGCTCTATCTGACCCGGGTGATCGCCTGGGCGTTCTCCCCGTTCGTGCCGCTGCTCGTCCTCGCATCGTTCTTGCTGCCCGGGACTGCCCCGGGGATCGAATTCTACGGCCTGATTTCGACCGGCCTGTTGGGAATCCTCTTTGTCTACATGCTCTTTGGTGCACTCGCGTATCGCAAACACCCGCTTCTCTGGCCGGTGTTGCTCCTGCTGACGCCCGTGGCCGTCGTGCTCCACGCTGTCGGTGCGATGTGGGGCGTGGTGAGTCCGGTCGAAGAGTTCGAAGTCACGGAGAAGGTCACCGCGGCGACGATCGAGCGAGTCAACGCCGGCCTCGATGCGGGTCAGTTACGCGAGCACGAGGGGAACGAGCGGCTGGTTCGTGATTCGGATCAGGCCTTCGAGACGCGCATCTTCGAAGACTGA
- a CDS encoding helix-turn-helix domain-containing protein: MSAIVELELPATAFELGQLLDVGPGVRVELEGIVPFGERRVPLIKVAAGRDQFEASLRDQGPVADIWVVSEHAAMALYALNWARSGDRFLDTVNQFDGEVLDSERRGSVWDFEIQFESHENLTDFRAACQETGLPIEITRLFNPTRPDAGPWYGLTGPQRTALDRAVEAGYYEIPRQITTKALAAEFGVSDQAMTERLRRAIGNLVTNTIQTAEPPIGRP; the protein is encoded by the coding sequence ATGAGTGCAATCGTGGAGCTCGAACTGCCGGCGACGGCATTCGAGCTGGGGCAGCTCCTCGACGTGGGTCCTGGGGTACGGGTCGAACTGGAGGGGATCGTCCCGTTCGGGGAGCGCCGGGTGCCCCTCATCAAAGTCGCTGCCGGACGGGACCAGTTCGAGGCGTCCCTCCGGGACCAGGGACCAGTCGCCGACATCTGGGTCGTCTCCGAGCACGCGGCGATGGCACTCTACGCCCTGAACTGGGCCCGCTCCGGTGACCGGTTTCTCGATACGGTCAACCAGTTCGACGGGGAGGTCCTGGATTCGGAACGGCGGGGGTCCGTCTGGGACTTCGAGATCCAGTTCGAGTCCCACGAGAACCTGACGGACTTTCGGGCCGCCTGTCAGGAGACGGGCCTCCCGATCGAGATCACGCGGCTGTTCAATCCCACTCGACCCGACGCAGGGCCCTGGTACGGGCTGACGGGACCCCAGCGGACGGCCCTCGACCGGGCCGTCGAGGCCGGCTATTACGAGATCCCGCGACAGATCACCACGAAGGCCCTCGCCGCCGAGTTCGGCGTCTCGGATCAGGCCATGACCGAGCGACTTCGGCGGGCCATCGGGAATCTGGTGACGAACACGATCCAGACCGCCGAGCCCCCAATCGGGCGGCCGTAG
- a CDS encoding DUF5789 family protein — MPDDKRGREKQARNADRRQRKRAIASELERMDEPEPEIDEGELALFETALEELEFPVTATEVVSEMGHQELEGLEQAYSVAELLPATEAISFNRPAEVRMRIQRPSIATALKRIVEETDTIQGASLTGSQLETYEKTFLELKAIDAVDDDEGIPVLRDWILESLRENGELPGSRGVRRRAADYCRENGYEVRNDEWLGI; from the coding sequence ATGCCGGATGACAAACGAGGCCGGGAGAAGCAGGCCAGGAACGCGGACCGACGGCAGCGAAAGCGAGCGATCGCGTCGGAGCTCGAACGGATGGACGAGCCGGAACCCGAGATCGACGAGGGGGAACTTGCCCTCTTCGAGACGGCCCTCGAAGAACTCGAGTTCCCCGTCACGGCGACGGAGGTGGTCTCCGAGATGGGGCATCAGGAACTCGAAGGACTCGAGCAGGCCTACAGCGTCGCCGAACTCCTGCCCGCGACCGAGGCGATCTCGTTCAACCGCCCGGCGGAGGTTCGCATGCGAATTCAGCGGCCGTCGATCGCTACGGCGCTAAAGCGGATCGTCGAGGAGACAGACACCATCCAGGGCGCCTCCTTGACGGGGTCACAGCTGGAAACCTACGAGAAGACCTTCCTCGAACTGAAGGCGATCGACGCGGTCGACGATGACGAAGGGATTCCCGTCCTCCGGGACTGGATCCTCGAAAGCCTCCGGGAGAACGGGGAACTTCCCGGCTCGCGGGGCGTGCGTCGCCGAGCCGCGGACTACTGCCGCGAGAACGGCTACGAGGTCCGCAACGACGAGTGGCTCGGCATCTGA
- a CDS encoding D-2-hydroxyacid dehydrogenase, producing MTVDIVVLRQQLQGLDGESYAAALEERLPEAEISVARTPSEERALLRTAQIAAGTNIDPEAVERAENLELFAGTYAGTEHLPLDVLEDHGIAVTNGSGVHGPNIAEYVLGSILSFARGFPTAWRQKERREWQAFQTHELQGSTVTVIGLGAIGQAVLQRLEPFGVHTIGLRYTPEKGGPADEIAGLEGEALHDALARSDYVVVASPLTETTRGLIDETALETMSPDSVLVNIARGPIVETEALVSELQRNGIRGAALDVTDPEPLPADHELWGLDNVFLTPHHAGFTPNYWERRADILAENVEIAAETGSFDGLVNQVR from the coding sequence GTGACAGTCGACATCGTCGTGCTCAGACAGCAGTTGCAGGGACTGGACGGCGAGTCCTACGCCGCGGCCCTCGAAGAACGGCTCCCCGAAGCCGAAATCAGCGTCGCCAGAACACCGAGCGAGGAGCGAGCGTTGCTCCGGACCGCCCAGATCGCGGCCGGGACGAACATCGACCCGGAAGCCGTCGAACGGGCCGAGAACCTCGAACTCTTCGCCGGGACCTACGCCGGGACCGAACACCTCCCACTCGACGTCCTCGAGGACCACGGCATCGCCGTGACCAACGGCTCGGGCGTCCACGGGCCGAACATCGCCGAGTACGTCCTCGGGAGCATCCTGTCGTTCGCTCGGGGGTTCCCGACCGCCTGGCGACAGAAGGAACGCCGGGAGTGGCAGGCCTTCCAGACCCACGAACTCCAGGGGAGTACCGTGACCGTCATCGGTCTCGGTGCGATCGGGCAAGCCGTCCTCCAGCGACTCGAACCCTTCGGCGTGCACACGATCGGCCTGCGATACACCCCGGAGAAGGGCGGCCCGGCCGACGAGATCGCCGGCCTCGAAGGCGAGGCCCTCCACGACGCGCTCGCACGCAGTGACTACGTCGTCGTCGCGAGCCCACTCACCGAAACTACTCGCGGATTGATCGACGAGACGGCCCTCGAAACGATGTCGCCTGATAGTGTGCTCGTCAACATCGCACGCGGCCCGATCGTCGAGACCGAAGCGCTAGTGAGCGAACTCCAACGAAACGGGATTCGTGGGGCGGCCCTCGATGTCACCGACCCCGAGCCGCTGCCGGCAGACCACGAACTCTGGGGACTCGACAACGTCTTTCTGACGCCCCATCACGCCGGCTTCACGCCGAACTACTGGGAGCGGCGGGCAGACATCCTGGCGGAAAACGTCGAAATCGCTGCAGAAACAGGCTCCTTCGACGGGTTGGTCAATCAGGTCCGGTAG
- a CDS encoding AzlD domain-containing protein → MTTGYPDPIVWLAILAIGVLTFAIRVSFIALFGRLDEIPARAKLFLRYVPAAVLAGLVFPAFLTFDGAGGPAMDKLLAGGIAAAIAWRTENVLATLLAGMGSLWVLRFVVL, encoded by the coding sequence ATGACCACGGGCTATCCCGACCCCATCGTCTGGCTTGCCATCCTCGCCATCGGCGTGCTGACCTTCGCGATCAGGGTCTCCTTCATCGCGCTGTTCGGTCGGCTGGACGAGATCCCAGCCCGGGCGAAGCTCTTCCTTCGATACGTCCCCGCGGCCGTCCTCGCTGGCCTGGTCTTCCCCGCATTTCTCACCTTCGACGGGGCTGGCGGGCCCGCGATGGACAAGCTTCTGGCGGGCGGAATCGCGGCGGCGATCGCCTGGCGGACCGAGAACGTCCTCGCGACGCTGCTCGCGGGAATGGGCTCGCTTTGGGTACTCCGATTCGTGGTCCTCTGA
- the tnpA gene encoding IS200/IS605 family transposase: MGEKRSNHTVYNVNYHFVWCPKYRHPILGVIEDSLESSFRAVCDEYNYEILSLHISPDHVHLFLSAHPKHAPSEIVRAVKSITAGEMWQQHKPLLQEYLWGGGFWEESYYVGTAGDVSTSTIEQYIERTEHV, translated from the coding sequence ATGGGCGAGAAACGGTCAAACCACACGGTATACAACGTCAACTACCACTTTGTGTGGTGTCCGAAGTATCGACACCCAATACTGGGTGTGATAGAAGATTCACTGGAATCGAGTTTTCGAGCGGTGTGCGACGAGTACAACTACGAGATTCTGTCGTTGCACATCTCACCCGACCACGTACACCTGTTTCTGTCGGCACATCCCAAACACGCCCCGAGCGAGATTGTACGGGCAGTCAAGAGCATTACAGCAGGAGAGATGTGGCAACAGCACAAACCTCTATTACAGGAATACCTGTGGGGCGGTGGGTTCTGGGAGGAATCGTACTACGTCGGGACGGCTGGTGATGTTTCGACCAGCACGATTGAACAGTACATCGAGCGAACGGAACACGTTTAG
- a CDS encoding UPF0175 family protein, with translation MATIEIDDDVYEALQLPERERSPAMKRELAVSLYARDILSFGKARTLAEMSKREFQELLGEREIVRHYGERELEEDLDYAG, from the coding sequence ATGGCGACCATAGAAATCGATGACGACGTTTACGAGGCGTTACAGCTCCCGGAGAGGGAGCGCTCACCCGCGATGAAGCGGGAGTTAGCGGTCTCGCTGTACGCCCGCGATATCCTTTCGTTCGGAAAAGCCCGTACGTTGGCAGAGATGTCGAAACGGGAGTTTCAGGAACTCCTCGGCGAACGTGAAATCGTCCGTCACTACGGCGAACGAGAACTCGAAGAAGATCTCGACTATGCCGGATAG
- a CDS encoding RNA-guided endonuclease TnpB family protein, with protein MTDVQTLVKTLDFQLNIHSDNESLLEDATLESRWAYNETIRLAKQGVDWDEIPDRVADDADLVKNTTQRVVAKALGAMENYHEYDDFGLPSHTKDGAYPLRANYEEGYNLTLRDDGTIEFRISAKPYKHVNGVLVGDDTHLDILRTALAGDEWSIGTAEALFHDGTPELHVNVTNTERTVREKQDSRTVIGVDVNEDNMALSALSAEGVEDTLVIDFPEIKFERHRYFTMRKRVQNAEKPSMHDTLEGREERFVRDRLHKVSRHIVEWSHQFEKPCIVFEDLKEMRDSIDYGTRMNRRLHHLPFRALQYYTSYKAAFEGVPTAWIDPEYTSQQCPMCGHTERANRHRKRFKCRSCQHQDHADRSASVNIAVKGIEKHQDWNVPALNSLPQVRKVRRQASGAVDAPTVTSDTARGHHPNGIRGVSD; from the coding sequence ATGACCGACGTACAGACTCTCGTGAAGACGCTGGATTTCCAACTGAACATCCATAGTGACAACGAGAGTCTGCTGGAAGACGCCACGCTCGAATCCCGGTGGGCGTACAACGAAACTATCCGTCTTGCCAAGCAGGGCGTTGACTGGGATGAAATCCCCGACCGTGTGGCCGACGACGCCGACCTCGTGAAAAATACCACACAGCGCGTCGTTGCGAAAGCACTCGGCGCGATGGAAAACTACCACGAGTACGACGACTTCGGCCTGCCGAGCCACACCAAAGACGGCGCGTACCCGCTTCGAGCCAACTACGAAGAAGGCTACAACCTCACGCTCCGAGACGACGGTACTATCGAGTTCCGTATCAGTGCCAAACCGTACAAGCACGTCAATGGCGTGCTGGTGGGCGACGACACCCATCTCGACATTCTGCGGACGGCACTCGCTGGTGACGAGTGGTCCATCGGGACAGCCGAAGCCCTGTTCCACGACGGAACACCTGAGTTGCACGTCAATGTCACGAACACCGAGCGTACCGTCCGAGAGAAACAGGACTCTCGGACAGTCATTGGCGTGGACGTGAACGAAGACAACATGGCACTGTCGGCACTGTCAGCAGAAGGCGTTGAGGATACGCTTGTCATTGACTTCCCCGAAATCAAGTTCGAGCGTCACCGCTACTTCACGATGCGAAAGCGGGTGCAGAACGCCGAGAAACCGAGTATGCACGATACGCTCGAAGGTCGGGAAGAACGGTTCGTCCGTGACCGACTCCACAAGGTGAGCCGTCACATCGTGGAATGGAGCCACCAGTTCGAGAAGCCGTGCATCGTCTTTGAAGACCTCAAAGAGATGCGCGACAGTATCGACTACGGCACTCGGATGAACCGACGCCTGCACCACCTGCCGTTCCGTGCGCTCCAATACTACACGTCGTACAAAGCCGCTTTCGAGGGCGTGCCAACGGCGTGGATTGACCCTGAATACACGAGTCAGCAGTGTCCGATGTGCGGACACACAGAACGGGCGAACCGCCACAGAAAGCGGTTCAAGTGCCGGTCGTGCCAGCATCAGGACCACGCCGACCGAAGTGCGAGCGTCAACATCGCTGTGAAAGGTATCGAGAAGCATCAAGACTGGAATGTGCCTGCTCTCAACAGCCTTCCCCAAGTGCGGAAGGTGCGACGGCAGGCATCGGGGGCCGTGGACGCCCCGACCGTGACCTCGGATACCGCGAGAGGGCACCATCCCAATGGTATCCGAGGCGTGTCCGACTAA